A DNA window from Arachis duranensis cultivar V14167 chromosome 3, aradu.V14167.gnm2.J7QH, whole genome shotgun sequence contains the following coding sequences:
- the LOC127745751 gene encoding uncharacterized protein LOC127745751: MIFLGLLLGLEFKVSAIVSFVFVFVCNFIFGFLPYVDNFASIGGFVSRFLLGSVLLPSRKLEVSYHDYSWICTSCNSIYQGKKVLSKKAKLGLEFSDSNARWKWNARSGTEGK, from the exons ATGATTTTTCTGGGTCTTCTGTTAGGTCTTGAGTTCAAA GTTTCAGCAATAGTCTCTTTTGTCTTTGTATTTGTTTGCAATTTCATCTTTGGCTTTCTGCCTTATGTCGACAACTTTGCAAGCATTGGAGGTTTCGTATCAAGGTTCCTTCTTGGATCTGTACTTCTACCCAGCAGAAAGCTTGAAGTTTCGTATCATGATTATTCTTGGATCTGTacttcttgcaattcaatctacCAG GGTAAAAAAGTGCTGAGTAAGAAGGCTAAATTGGGTCTAG AATTCAGTGATTCCAATGCCAGGTGGAAATGGAATGCAAGAAGTGGCACTGAGGGTAAATAG
- the LOC107479144 gene encoding uncharacterized protein LOC107479144, with amino-acid sequence MCFEALDQTLRDLMSITDQHKTHQPFGGKVVVLGSDFRQTLPVILKGSRHDILSLAINSSHLWSFCKFLKLHTNMRLLMSSSDQDEGKMKRFANWILDVENENISSVVGDESESKAILAPTLESIEKVNDFVLTISPGMKKEYLSSNTTCQDYENEDVQQKWFTPEFLNDIKCLRLPNHKLTLKPGIAIMLLRNID; translated from the exons ATGTGCTTTGAAGCACTTGATCAGACGCTCAGGGATCTTATGTCAATTACCGATCAACATAAGACACATCAACCATTTGGTGGTAAGGTTGTTGTTCTAGGAAGTGATTTTAGACAGACACTTCCGGTGATTCTGAAAGGGAGTAGACATGATATATTGTCATTAGCTATTAACTCATCCCATCTGTGGTCATTTTGTAAGTTTCTGAAACTGCATACGAACATGAGGCTTCTAATGTCTTCTTCGGATCAAGATGAAGGTAAAATGAAGAGATTTGCTAATTGGATACTTGAtgttgaaaatgaaaatattagTTCTGTTGTTGGTGATGAATCAGAA AGTAAGGCAATTCTTGCTCCCACGCTTGAGAGTATCGAGAAGGTAAACGATTTCGTCTTGACAATCTCTCCAGGGATGAAAAAGGAGTATTTAAGTTCTAACACAACATGTCAAGATTATGAGAATGAAGATGTACAACAAAAGTGGTTCACACCAGAGTTCCTAAATGACATCAAATGTTTGAGACTACCCAATCACAAGTTGACTTTGAAGCCAGGAATCGCTATAATGCTACTCCGAAACATAGACTAG